One Bdellovibrionales bacterium genomic window, CGCTGTGTTTATTATCAGATGTGACCAACGGATCACTCAGAAAGAACGCCTCGATCATGGCTATCGACAGGCCGTGCTTCTGACACTTCTTTTCGTTATGCTGATCCCAGTTGAAATAGCTAATCTTCACTAGGTTGAGTATAGCAATGTACATGCAAAATGTAAATACAAAATGTCAATTTATTATTTCCTGGTAAATTCAGATGGTTATATGAAGAGAGGATCCAATGTTTTGAGCCCTAGAATAGGGCTCAAATAGTCTATTGAGAGATTGATTTCTCATCATACCGCAGCAAAACTCATCTCGCCTCGCCAGACTTGAGTCCTGCGCCGAGACCGAAATTGCCTTTGAAAACCTGAACCTAATTGATGAACGAGGACAATGTTTGATATTTGAAATAAGAATCTCAGGGCAACGAGGGAGAATGTGTTGCTCATTTGAGCTCCCTCAGGCCGGCTCTGATTCATCTCCTGGGCCTGAAGCTCTAAAAGGCGTCTTCTGAGATCATTGTTTTCGGTTGTGAGTTTTCTGGCCGCTGAGAGCCAAGCTTTATTCATGAATATCTCAATCGCCAAGTCGTTCTTGGCCATAGTTGCTTTGAGACCGGAAATGCTTTCTCGCAGCACCTCTCCCTGAGCAATATTGCCCATCCCCTTACCAATCACATTTGAAGAAAAGGACCAGGATGAATAGAGAAAAAGAATCACGAGCACTGCTTTGACCAGAATTTGACTTGGCAGATTTGAGGGCTTAAGAAATGCAAACACGATCAACAGTCCTTCAACGAGAACGGCCGCGAGAATTGATTGTTCAAGGTTTGAATTGTTTGACTGATAAAATTCAACTGCCTCATGGAGTAAAAAGTAAGTGATTCCAGCAATAAGGAGTATCTGGGCCAGGAGGCCAAGTAATTCAAATTTGAAAGTTTGACTCCGAGGTTGACCTATTTGAGGACCACGTTGAATTTCAAACAAGGAGAGTTGAGATTCAACTTTTGAGGCCTGAATTTCAGTCTTTCTCTTGAGCCGATGTTCTCTGATTCGCTCTTTGTTGCGAAGGTAATATTCCGAATTGTATTGCTTTCTGCAAAACTGACCCACCTTGCCTCCTTCCATGAAAACGGGATCCCTTTGTCCCCTACCCGATCCGAAGATAGTTTTTTTAAGATTTTGAGAGGCCCTCAACAATTTTAGCCATCACGAGCCTCTCATGAGAAACACTGCCGATCTTGACCAGTCCGTTTTCGGGAACAAGTGAAAGCTTCTCCCTCTCTGTCATGTGAGATGCGATCTCCTGAGCTTTAGCCGTCAACTTATCCTGAGCTTGGCGCTTTTCAAGGTCCGCCATCTCACGTCTGCGCTTTTCGTTGTTCTCCACCTGGACTTTGAGCTCGTTCACTAGACCTTCAGAAATGTAGGCTCCAGAACGCCTGAGGATGCCCATCAGAAAGCCAAGCTTTGAACCGCGACTATTTACCTTTCCCACTTCTAGATCGTAAGCAAAGGCATCCAGGGACTCCTGAACCTCTGATGCGGATAAGGTACCCAACTGGAATAGTTGTTTGATCTGAGTCTGACCAAAACCAATGGCCTTCACATTTTCGGGTGTCTGGATCTCGATCCACTCTTCGGGTAGGTCAGTTGGCTTGGATTCAGAGCCGCTAGTATTAGTAATATTAATATTATTAAAATCACTACTACTACTAGCGCGTCTTGTGTCGTTTGTGGTGTCGGTGTTGTGTCGGTTTTTTTCCACCAGATGTGTTGGTATTGTGTCGGTATTTAGGCGTTTGGAATACAGTTTGGATACTAAATCTGGAACGAGAATTTGCACTAATGTTCCACGTCCTTTTCCAATAGCTTGTAGTTCGATAAAGCCACTGGACTTCAGTCTCTTTGTTGTCGTTCGTACACTGCCGAGGGGAATCTGGATGTTGATGGCGATGGAATCGTAGGTTGTTCTGAATCCTTGAAAATTGCTTTTGAGAGTCATTTCATAACAAAAGTGAAAGACTCTGAGCCGGTGACCACGCAGCGCGAGGAGATCGCGATCAATTGTGTCGGTATGGTTTGGTATGCTGTGTCGGGACTGTGTCGGATGTGGTGTCGGTATTGTGTCGAATGCGTGTCGGAGTTGTGTCGCTTTTATCTGAACATTGAGTGGAGTGTGTGCCGGCATTGTGTTGGCAATGTGTCGGTTAACTCTATTTTTTGACTTATTTAGAATAGGGTTGTGATCTATTCCATTTGTTTCGGTTGTGTGTCGCAACTGTGTCGGTATTGAACCTTTTTTTGTGTCGGTATCGTGTCGGATATTTACTTCATTTTGTGTCGGTATCGTGTCGGTAATGTTGTTAGATAACGTTCTTGAATGATTAATGGCGGGATATTCTTCGGAATTAATTCTCTTTTTTTGTGTCGGTATTGAACCTTTTTTTGTGTCGGTATCGTGTTGGATATTTACTTCATTTTGTGTTGGTATCGTGTCGGTAATTTTTCCGCTAAAGGTTTTTAACGGTTCGATACTATGTTCAAAAATCTGTGTCGGTATTGTCTTTATTTGTGTCGGTATTGTGTCAGTAGTTTCTTTTAATTGGCCTGTTTTTAAAAAATGGGTATCAGAAGTAGGGGGTATGACATCACTTCCTGTAGCCAATCCTGAAGCCTCTAGCGACTTGTTTGATACTTTGTTCCTCGATGAATTTAAATCTACCTTGTCTGGGATGATCTCATTTTTTATTGCCGGCGAGAGTTCATCCGAAAGGGCATTTTTTAAAACAGGGTTGAGTTGTTCAATGTCCTGCTCCGAAGATGCTCCGGATAGCCTCTCCGTTTGTCCGATTTGCCAAGGTCTAGTTGCTCCGGTTCTTCTAATTTTTTTTGGCTGATTAATTCTATCAATTCGAACTTTATTTTTCTCGAGCACGTCGTCAATGTTAGCCATTTTATAAATACCTTAAAGAGTTAGTTACTTTTCTTAGAAAAAAAAGTGTCAATCCCCATTATTTCTTTAACAAAAGAGTCATAGTCATCCTTGGCGTTAGAATTTTTGTATTGAAAGAGATCTTCCTTTTTTGTAATTGCATTTTTAAGATCGGACGCAGTCCGTATCATCGTCTTGAACATTCTTTCTTTATTGCTATCAGCTATTTCGGAGAGGTATTTGAGAGAAGTGTATTCCCTAGCATCAAAGCGAGTGAATATGACCCTGGTTTCCCTATTTCCAATTTCTGGAAAGTCTTCCTCTATTTGATGGATCTCTTTGAGAGTTTGTTCGAGTCCGATCTGAGAAAACTTATCTGGGGCTACCGGTAAAACAACTAAATCAGAGGCACAAATGATTGCGGTATTAGTTAGGTTCAACGCTGGAGCGCAGTCAATAATGATATAATCGTACCTATCTTTAACAATCTCAAATATTTTTGAGAAAGGAACGCTAGGATTCTTAAAGTTATCCCTAATCTTGCTCTCCAATATTGAATTCAGTGGCGTTGAAGGAATTAGGTGAAGGAACGGCGAAAATGCTATGATGGCCTCATCAATTGAGGCATCTTTGGTCAAAAGATCGACTAGAATTGGAGTTTCCTCGTCAATCTCAATCTTCATGGAACTTAAATCAAATGCAGAAGTGAGATTTCCCTGTGAATCGCCGTCGACAACTAGAATTCGAGCTCCATAAGCGGCCATTCTGTTTGCAACGAAAAAGCTTGATGTTGTTTTTCCAACTCCGCCCTTACACATCATGAACGAGATAACTTTTGCTGGAGTTGGATAGACAAATCCCTTTGCCTCAAGAAGTCGTCTTGAGTCAGATGATGAAAATCCTTAGCTGCGCCTCGACCCGGCTTGGCCTGTCCCGGCAAATACTGAACTCCAGTTTTTTCAAAAGGTCATTCATAGTTGCTGGAGCAATATTTAAGGCTGTCCTCAGGTCCGTTGATCTAATACTTATTAAGTTGTCCTGCATAAAATCAATCCTCCATTTTGGCCGAAAACTTTTATATAAAAACTATAAAAACAATTCGGTTTCAATTCAAAGCAATATCGAATAAAAAATTACAAAACTGGACTAAATCAAGCCAACCATCTGAAAGATCGCCTAAGCGCGTATTTGACACAAAATGCATTCTTCACTAACTAACCGCGAAATCTTCAACACCTGTCCTTGCCCGAGTTGTCGGATTTGATTTGGGTGCACGACAAATTCCTCAGTGTCCCTGACGGATCTATCTCCGGTGTTTTGATCCCAGAGCAGTCCTCGTTTATAACGCATTGTTGATTTTTGTATGGTTCGTGTGCCGGCCATGGAGGCAAAATACTCTGCATCATCGGGGCTGTCGGTTCCGAAGATCAGTTTGGTATTGCAGTTTCTTTCCAATTGATCACAAAAAGTGGGGGAGACTTTCATCAGATCTCCTCGGGATTGGTGGGCGACCATGATTCCGAGTTTTGCACCTCTTGCTCTATTGAGAAGATCGATGAAGTTGTCGGTCGCAAAGCTTGCGAATTCATCGACTATCAATAGGCATGGCTTTCTTTCATTTTCGGGAACCTCGTCGTAGATCTCGCCGACGGATCTAATGAGATCTTGAAGGACCAATTTTCCAAGCTGAGTGCAGGAGGCTTTGTCGGCCATGGAGTTCAGAAGAAAGTACGTGATTTTACCTGTTTTCATCGTGTCTTTGAGATCAATAGCCAAAGGGGATATGGACTGCTTTCCGATGAGGGGACCGGCCGAGGATCTATATATATTGATAAGATCAGAGAGGAGACCAGATATTTCACGAGCTCCGTCTTTGCTTCTTAATGATTCAGCTCGATCTCTCAAAGTTTGCTTTGTGTCATTGTCGAGAAATTCTGAAACGGCGAGTGTTTCAAGTTCATCGGGTTGAGAGAGATAACGGGCCAGGTCTTCAATTGTGAATTCGGATTTCTCATGATCTCTGATTTGGCAAAGGGCTAAGAGAAGATCAGAGAGAGCTCGGGAGGCGGTTTTCTTATAGTATTCCTCGGACCAATCAAGGGAGTTCATAATCTGGGAGAGAATTTCCTGAGGAGTTCCATGTTTGATGGGGTTATAGGGTTTAGAGATTTTGTGCTGAGTGAGGCAGAAGAATTCCAGGTCCTGCAATCGATCAGTTTTCTGGGCCTCATTTTTGATCCACTGGATCGTGTCAAAATCAGCCTTGAGATCGACGAAGATGATTCCCATTTTTTGAGGAATGAGCCTTGAGAGAATGACCTGGATCAATGTGGTTTTGCCGGCACCACTGCCACCGATGAGCTGAACATGATAATTGAGATTGGCCTTTGTTAAATAGACAGGCTGATTTTTGTTTCCAATTTTATGACCGATCAGAATTTCATCTCTTTGTGGTTGAGTCTGATCTTCTGAATATTTAAGAATGCTTTGGGCTAAATGAGGAGTGAGTCGGAG contains:
- a CDS encoding ParA family protein; translation: MMCKGGVGKTTSSFFVANRMAAYGARILVVDGDSQGNLTSAFDLSSMKIEIDEETPILVDLLTKDASIDEAIIAFSPFLHLIPSTPLNSILESKIRDNFKNPSVPFSKIFEIVKDRYDYIIIDCAPALNLTNTAIICASDLVVLPVAPDKFSQIGLEQTLKEIHQIEEDFPEIGNRETRVIFTRFDAREYTSLKYLSEIADSNKERMFKTMIRTASDLKNAITKKEDLFQYKNSNAKDDYDSFVKEIMGIDTFFSKKSN
- a CDS encoding TraM recognition domain-containing protein: MSSKNKMNESDQNGVLIVSGFLGALLLLVKVAKYLPMVFLGLLLGLVLGGAWGIEKPAQTKVFVFLTNLLVPLAITVFVFGFPTPGHIYWGIFEYQWGIDLFQWMASTYNHLIETGPFYLWIKKILKLKSLSTVDVQLYFLKVFLLGFFAQFGWFFLNILLKGALSKNLMAPLASNFYQCFRPFLDSAFLSSLRPATPQRESFLKIGFSSLFLLSGFFEQFSDVSPMIQAAALPYFVFPTLGLSILRLTPHLAQSILKYSEDQTQPQRDEILIGHKIGNKNQPVYLTKANLNYHVQLIGGSGAGKTTLIQVILSRLIPQKMGIIFVDLKADFDTIQWIKNEAQKTDRLQDLEFFCLTQHKISKPYNPIKHGTPQEILSQIMNSLDWSEEYYKKTASRALSDLLLALCQIRDHEKSEFTIEDLARYLSQPDELETLAVSEFLDNDTKQTLRDRAESLRSKDGAREISGLLSDLINIYRSSAGPLIGKQSISPLAIDLKDTMKTGKITYFLLNSMADKASCTQLGKLVLQDLIRSVGEIYDEVPENERKPCLLIVDEFASFATDNFIDLLNRARGAKLGIMVAHQSRGDLMKVSPTFCDQLERNCNTKLIFGTDSPDDAEYFASMAGTRTIQKSTMRYKRGLLWDQNTGDRSVRDTEEFVVHPNQIRQLGQGQVLKISRLVSEECILCQIRA